From Clostridium cylindrosporum DSM 605, the proteins below share one genomic window:
- the thrB gene encoding homoserine kinase has protein sequence MVRVKVPATTANMGPGFDALGMALSIYNYIEVIPTDEGVETLVESENLHLELEENLIYQAIKRVYDKVGESFGGFKIHVYKCDVPMSRGLGSSATCIVGGILAANELLGGKLSEQEMLEIANSMEGHPDNVAPALLGGMVASVQEDGKVYYSKVSVPSEVLCAVMVPNFKVSTNEARGVLPTSYSREDCVFNISRASLFISALHNGEIDTLRHVVQDRIHEPYRGKLIPNIDEVFQASKDAGGLCEFISGSGSTLLAFVHRDNSEYLENMKSVLGKLDNEWTIQIVSPNFEGASVVK, from the coding sequence ATGGTAAGGGTTAAGGTACCTGCTACAACAGCAAATATGGGACCAGGTTTTGACGCACTTGGTATGGCCCTAAGTATATATAACTATATAGAAGTTATACCTACAGATGAAGGTGTAGAAACCCTTGTTGAATCAGAGAATCTTCATCTAGAACTTGAAGAAAACCTAATTTATCAGGCTATAAAAAGAGTATATGATAAAGTAGGTGAATCATTTGGTGGCTTTAAGATTCACGTGTATAAGTGTGATGTTCCAATGTCTAGAGGACTTGGGAGCAGTGCTACTTGTATAGTTGGTGGAATACTTGCTGCAAATGAACTTCTTGGAGGTAAGCTATCTGAACAAGAAATGCTTGAAATCGCAAATAGCATGGAAGGGCATCCTGACAATGTTGCACCTGCACTTCTTGGTGGTATGGTTGCATCTGTTCAAGAAGATGGCAAAGTTTATTATTCAAAGGTAAGTGTACCAAGTGAAGTTCTATGTGCTGTTATGGTACCTAACTTTAAGGTAAGTACCAATGAGGCAAGAGGAGTACTACCTACTTCATACTCAAGGGAAGATTGTGTATTTAATATATCCCGTGCGTCTTTATTTATATCTGCTCTGCATAATGGGGAGATTGATACTTTAAGACACGTAGTACAGGATAGAATACATGAGCCTTATAGGGGTAAGCTTATACCTAATATAGATGAGGTATTTCAGGCATCTAAGGATGCAGGTGGACTATGTGAGTTTATAAGTGGTTCAGGTTCAACACTACTTGCTTTTGTTCATAGAGATAACAGTGAGTATCTAGAAAATATGAAAAGTGTTTTAGGTAAACTTGATAATGAATGGACAATTCAAATAGTATCACCTAATTTTGAAGGTGCATCTGTAGTTAAATAG
- a CDS encoding aminotransferase class I/II-fold pyridoxal phosphate-dependent enzyme produces MTTPIINSLIKYNEEDNIRFHMPGHKGSDMGYDILNNIRDNLYSFDVTEVDGTDDLHCPMDSIKLSQEETAACYSAARSFYLVNGSTAGIYAMILSSVNKGDKIIIQRNCHRSVYMACFMGELNAEYIIPTVLDEFSLAVSIDVNEVKRVVENNTDAKAIVITSPTYYGTCCNISEISEIAKKYNMLLLVDSAHGAHFPFSSSLPSTSIELGADMEVVSFHKTLPALTQTGVLNISTRALDVVGGEKLQFMLSLYQSTSPSYILMSSIEAARDVMENHGEELIENVLGYIYEFRKKMEGSKIFKILDLSYIGRASIHNIDPTRIVISSSIGGVRLMELLRSDYSIQAEMADGRNIVIIGTIFDSKKYYNKLYTSLNDIETRFSSGDLNYVDNRELRIQDYTYKVKLPIFKGYSLAKEKILLEESEGRISGEMVAPYPPGIPILLPGELITNDKIKCIKACKELKIDVNGIEDKSLKTIKVIVNTLD; encoded by the coding sequence GTGACAACGCCGATTATTAATTCACTTATCAAATACAATGAAGAGGATAATATAAGATTTCATATGCCTGGGCACAAGGGTAGTGACATGGGGTATGATATTTTAAATAATATAAGAGACAATCTTTATTCCTTTGACGTAACTGAGGTTGATGGTACTGATGATTTGCACTGTCCTATGGATTCGATTAAGTTATCTCAAGAGGAGACAGCAGCTTGCTATAGTGCAGCTAGAAGTTTTTATCTAGTTAATGGTAGTACAGCGGGGATATATGCAATGATCTTATCATCTGTTAACAAGGGTGATAAGATAATTATACAAAGAAATTGCCATAGGTCGGTTTATATGGCATGTTTTATGGGAGAATTAAATGCTGAGTATATAATTCCTACAGTTCTAGATGAATTTTCACTAGCTGTATCTATAGATGTAAATGAGGTAAAGCGCGTTGTTGAGAATAACACAGATGCTAAGGCTATTGTTATAACATCTCCTACTTATTATGGAACATGCTGCAATATATCAGAAATTAGTGAAATTGCGAAAAAATATAACATGTTATTATTAGTTGACTCTGCACATGGTGCACACTTTCCATTTAGCAGTAGTCTTCCTAGTACTTCCATAGAACTTGGAGCTGACATGGAGGTTGTTAGTTTTCACAAGACATTACCTGCATTAACTCAAACAGGGGTATTAAATATATCTACAAGGGCGTTAGATGTAGTAGGTGGTGAAAAACTTCAGTTTATGCTTAGCTTATATCAAAGTACTAGTCCATCATACATCCTAATGTCATCAATTGAGGCTGCAAGGGATGTAATGGAGAATCATGGAGAAGAACTAATAGAGAATGTTTTAGGCTATATATATGAATTTAGAAAGAAAATGGAGGGTTCAAAGATTTTTAAAATCCTCGATTTATCATATATAGGAAGAGCATCTATACATAATATAGATCCTACTAGAATTGTAATATCCTCTAGCATAGGAGGAGTAAGGCTTATGGAACTACTTCGAAGTGATTACTCTATACAGGCTGAAATGGCGGATGGGAGAAATATAGTAATTATAGGAACTATATTTGATAGCAAGAAGTACTATAATAAACTCTACACTTCACTTAATGATATAGAGACTAGGTTTAGTAGTGGTGATTTAAACTATGTAGATAACAGGGAATTAAGGATTCAAGATTATACATACAAAGTAAAACTTCCTATTTTCAAGGGATATAGCTTAGCTAAGGAAAAGATTTTGCTAGAAGAGAGCGAAGGTAGAATTAGTGGAGAGATGGTAGCACCATATCCACCTGGTATTCCTATACTACTACCAGGGGAGTTAATAACAAATGACAAGATAAAGTGTATAAAAGCATGTAAGGAATTAAAAATAGATGTTAATGGAATTGAAGATAAAAGTCTTAAAACTATTAAAGTTATAGTTAATACTTTAGATTAA